In Nocardioides cavernae, a single genomic region encodes these proteins:
- a CDS encoding winged helix DNA-binding domain-containing protein: MARRRISDSERRSRIAVRHALAPAHRLADVAAVTRAMTVLHATEAATVHLAVAARAEGVKPEDVDAELYDARSVVKQLAMRRTLFVFPRELLPAAWGSASARVATSERKRIAKAIAAGGIAPDGEAWLDAARDATLARLAAGPATTAELRAEVPELAGMVGGTTDKTWDRPVSVAPWVLTHLGLEGRVLRGRNAGHWRLNKPTWTTADDWLGVVDEPLEQDAGYAALVDQWLTTFGPGTAADIQWWLGSTKTAVTRALADLGAVEVDLEDGTTGWVHPADEDAGPVEPWAALLPTLDPTVMGWKARGFYLPPEHVPYLFDTNGNAGTTAWWDGRIVGCWVQDEEGVVRLSLLEDVGPDGLAALELEAQRLTAWLDGTVIGNVYASRQMKQAKLP, encoded by the coding sequence ATGGCACGACGGCGGATCAGCGACTCCGAGCGCCGCAGCCGGATCGCCGTACGGCACGCGCTGGCGCCGGCGCACCGGCTGGCTGACGTCGCTGCGGTGACCCGCGCGATGACGGTCCTGCACGCGACCGAGGCGGCCACCGTGCACCTCGCGGTCGCCGCCCGCGCCGAGGGAGTCAAGCCCGAGGACGTCGACGCGGAGCTGTACGACGCCCGGTCGGTGGTGAAGCAGCTCGCGATGCGACGGACGCTGTTCGTCTTCCCACGTGAGCTGCTGCCCGCGGCGTGGGGCAGCGCCTCGGCGCGGGTGGCGACCTCGGAGCGCAAGCGGATCGCCAAGGCCATTGCCGCCGGCGGCATCGCCCCCGACGGGGAGGCGTGGCTCGACGCCGCGCGCGACGCGACCCTCGCCCGCCTGGCGGCGGGGCCGGCCACCACCGCCGAGCTGCGGGCCGAGGTCCCGGAGCTGGCCGGGATGGTCGGCGGCACCACCGACAAGACGTGGGACCGACCCGTGTCGGTCGCCCCCTGGGTGCTCACCCACCTCGGCCTCGAGGGAAGGGTGCTGCGCGGGCGCAACGCCGGCCACTGGCGCCTCAACAAGCCGACCTGGACGACCGCCGACGACTGGCTGGGCGTCGTGGACGAGCCGCTCGAGCAGGACGCCGGCTACGCCGCCCTGGTGGACCAGTGGCTGACCACCTTCGGACCCGGCACCGCGGCCGACATCCAGTGGTGGCTGGGGTCGACGAAGACGGCCGTCACCCGAGCCCTGGCCGACCTGGGCGCCGTCGAGGTCGATCTCGAGGACGGGACGACGGGCTGGGTCCACCCCGCCGACGAGGACGCCGGACCGGTCGAGCCGTGGGCGGCGCTGCTGCCGACGCTCGACCCCACCGTGATGGGCTGGAAGGCACGCGGCTTCTACCTCCCCCCGGAGCACGTCCCCTACCTCTTCGACACCAACGGCAACGCCGGCACCACGGCCTGGTGGGACGGCCGCATCGTGGGCTGCTGGGTCCAGGACGAGGAGGGGGTGGTGCGGCTGTCCCTGCTCGAGGACGTGGGACCCGACGGGCTCGCCGCCCTGGAGCTCGAGGCCCAACGGCTCACCGCCTGGCTCGACGGCACCGTCATCGGCAACGTCTACGCCTCGCGGCAGATGAAGCAGGCCAAGCTGCCCTGA
- the nadA gene encoding quinolinate synthase NadA → MTLVDLPLLPLGKGRDLDAERGVECPGDLPAASDPDLVARARAAKEALGERVFVLGHHYQRDEVIQFADVTGDSFKLARDAAGRPNAEFIVFCGVHFMAESADILTSPSQQVVLPDLAAGCSMADMARLRQVEDAWDAMADAGIQESVVPVTYMNSSADIKAFCGRNGGVVCTSSNADSALDWAFAQKADLGEGAKVLFLPDQHLGRNTAVLQMGIGLDECVVWDPMQPGGGLTAEELQKARMILWKGHCSVHGRFSEDVVDELRAKHPGINVLVHPECKHEVVLKADLVGSTEFIIKTIEAAEPGTVWAIGTELNLVKRLADAHPDKTIVFLDRNVCYCSTMNRIDLPHLVWALESLVAGTVVNRITVDPDTEADALVALQRMLDLPGKSHRD, encoded by the coding sequence ATGACCCTCGTCGACCTGCCGCTCCTCCCCCTCGGCAAGGGCCGCGACCTCGACGCCGAGCGCGGCGTGGAGTGTCCCGGCGACCTGCCGGCGGCGTCCGACCCCGACCTGGTCGCCCGCGCGCGCGCGGCCAAGGAGGCGCTGGGCGAGCGGGTCTTCGTCCTCGGCCACCACTACCAGCGCGACGAGGTCATCCAGTTCGCCGACGTCACCGGCGACTCGTTCAAGCTGGCCCGCGACGCGGCGGGCCGCCCCAACGCCGAGTTCATCGTCTTCTGCGGCGTCCACTTCATGGCCGAGTCCGCCGACATCCTCACCTCGCCGAGCCAGCAGGTGGTCCTTCCCGACCTCGCGGCCGGCTGCTCGATGGCCGACATGGCCCGTCTGCGGCAGGTCGAGGACGCCTGGGACGCGATGGCCGACGCGGGCATCCAGGAGTCCGTCGTCCCGGTGACCTACATGAACTCCAGCGCCGACATCAAGGCGTTCTGCGGGCGCAACGGCGGCGTCGTGTGCACCTCGTCCAACGCCGACTCTGCGCTGGACTGGGCGTTCGCCCAGAAGGCCGATCTCGGCGAGGGCGCCAAGGTGCTCTTCCTGCCCGACCAGCACCTGGGTCGCAACACCGCGGTGCTCCAGATGGGCATCGGCCTCGACGAGTGCGTCGTGTGGGACCCGATGCAGCCCGGCGGCGGCCTGACCGCGGAGGAGCTCCAGAAGGCGCGGATGATCCTCTGGAAGGGTCACTGCTCGGTGCACGGCCGCTTCTCCGAGGACGTCGTCGACGAGCTGCGCGCCAAGCACCCCGGCATCAATGTGCTGGTCCACCCCGAGTGCAAGCACGAGGTCGTGCTCAAGGCCGACCTGGTCGGCTCCACCGAGTTCATCATCAAGACCATCGAGGCCGCTGAGCCCGGCACGGTGTGGGCCATCGGCACCGAGCTCAACCTGGTCAAGCGCCTCGCCGACGCCCACCCCGACAAGACGATCGTCTTCCTCGACCGCAACGTCTGCTACTGCTCGACGATGAACCGCATCGACCTGCCGCACCTCGTCTGGGCCCTCGAGAGCCTGGTGGCCGGCACCGTGGTCAACCGGATCACCGTCGACCCCGACACCGAGGCTGACGCGCTCGTGGCGCTCCAGCGGATGCTCGACCTGCCCGGCAAGTCGCACCGCGACTGA
- the pspAA gene encoding PspA-associated protein PspAA, translating to MIVRILGEGQYDLDDHALDALNGLDNQIEQAVDSGDEAMFRTALHGLLSAVRASGSHHQLDSLDESDLILPPPDATIDEVRELLGDDGLIPG from the coding sequence ATGATCGTTCGCATCCTCGGCGAGGGTCAGTACGACCTCGACGACCACGCGCTCGACGCCCTCAACGGCCTCGACAACCAGATCGAGCAGGCCGTCGACTCGGGCGACGAGGCGATGTTCCGCACCGCCCTGCACGGCCTGCTGTCCGCCGTCCGCGCGAGTGGCTCGCACCACCAGCTCGACTCGCTCGACGAGTCCGACCTGATCCTGCCGCCGCCGGACGCGACCATCGACGAGGTCCGTGAGCTCTTGGGCGACGACGGCCTCATCCCTGGCTGA
- a CDS encoding DUF3043 domain-containing protein, producing MFRRTNSEPETPTTDLKAGGKGRPTPTRKEAEAAARARAKVPRTRKEQAAAQRAARGDTSRKMRQAMKTGDEKFLPARDRGPVRRFIRDFVDSRFSFIELMVPLLIVSMVLGYSGSSTMVQLGNTVLFTTLLVIVFDIVMLRFRLRRELARRFPDEPTKGTTLYAAMRSLQMKFLRLPKAQVKIGEKLPETYR from the coding sequence GTGTTTCGTCGTACCAACTCCGAGCCGGAGACCCCCACCACCGACCTGAAGGCGGGTGGCAAGGGTCGACCCACGCCGACGCGCAAGGAGGCCGAGGCTGCGGCCCGGGCCCGCGCGAAGGTGCCCCGCACGCGCAAGGAGCAGGCCGCCGCCCAGCGCGCCGCCCGTGGCGACACGTCCCGCAAGATGCGCCAGGCCATGAAGACCGGCGACGAGAAGTTCCTGCCGGCCCGCGACCGCGGTCCCGTACGCCGCTTCATCCGCGACTTCGTCGACTCGCGCTTCTCGTTCATCGAGCTGATGGTCCCGCTGCTGATCGTGTCGATGGTGCTGGGCTACTCCGGCAGCTCGACGATGGTCCAGCTCGGCAACACGGTCCTCTTCACCACACTGCTGGTGATCGTCTTCGACATCGTGATGCTCCGGTTCCGGCTCCGGCGCGAGCTCGCCCGCCGGTTCCCGGACGAGCCGACCAAGGGCACCACGCTCTACGCCGCGATGCGCTCGCTGCAGATGAAGTTCCTCCGCCTGCCCAAGGCGCAGGTCAAGATCGGCGAGAAGCTCCCCGAGACCTATCGATGA
- the htpX gene encoding zinc metalloprotease HtpX, with protein sequence MATSRFIKDSGLTARMTLTMFLLGALFVGLVSLVIAYVNSAGGAVAVAAIAIGIAFWQWWSSDKVAMRAMRAREVSPEEAPELHGMIDRLCALADMPKPRVGVSDLPVANAFATGRSPDRAVVCVTTGILQRLDAEELEAVLAHELSHVAHRDVLVMTIASSAGIAAGLLMRFTQFGGMGRSRGNNNSALPVALVVLLVSLAVYAVSFVMLRVLSRYRELCADRSGAYLTMKPAALASALQKISGESAAATPTKDLRTANSASALCIVPAFAGGLSGLMATHPPLQQRLEQLARIQAELSRPNG encoded by the coding sequence GTGGCCACCTCCCGCTTCATCAAGGACTCCGGGCTGACCGCCCGGATGACCCTCACCATGTTCCTGCTCGGGGCGCTGTTCGTGGGCCTCGTCTCGCTGGTCATCGCGTACGTCAACAGCGCCGGCGGGGCCGTCGCGGTCGCTGCCATCGCGATCGGCATCGCGTTCTGGCAGTGGTGGAGCTCCGACAAGGTCGCGATGCGGGCGATGCGCGCCCGTGAGGTGAGCCCGGAGGAGGCGCCCGAGCTGCACGGCATGATCGACCGGCTCTGCGCGCTCGCCGACATGCCCAAGCCGCGGGTCGGTGTCTCCGACCTGCCCGTGGCCAACGCGTTCGCGACCGGTCGCTCGCCCGACCGTGCGGTGGTCTGCGTGACGACCGGCATCCTCCAGAGGCTCGATGCCGAGGAGCTCGAGGCGGTCCTGGCCCACGAGCTGAGCCACGTCGCCCACCGCGACGTGCTGGTGATGACGATCGCGTCGTCGGCCGGCATCGCGGCGGGCCTGCTGATGCGCTTCACGCAGTTCGGCGGCATGGGCCGCTCGCGCGGCAACAACAACAGCGCCCTGCCGGTCGCCCTGGTGGTGCTGCTCGTCAGCCTGGCCGTGTACGCCGTCAGCTTCGTGATGCTGCGCGTCCTCTCGCGCTACCGCGAGCTCTGCGCCGATCGGTCGGGGGCCTACCTGACGATGAAGCCGGCCGCGCTCGCCTCGGCCCTGCAGAAGATCAGCGGCGAGTCGGCCGCGGCCACCCCGACGAAGGACCTGCGCACCGCCAACTCGGCGAGCGCGCTGTGCATCGTCCCCGCGTTCGCAGGTGGCCTGAGCGGCCTGATGGCCACCCACCCACCCCTCCAGCAACGGCTCGAGCAGCTCGCCCGGATCCAGGCCGAGCTGAGCCGGCCCAACGGCTGA
- a CDS encoding GNAT family N-acetyltransferase encodes MSVRIAWADDAPAIAAVQVRAWPELYAGLLPAEVLPTDVDAVAEQWRQLLARPADARNRVLVALERNRVVGFALTSAAADPDCDPVADGELAEVTLDPSERAKGHGSRLLQAAVDTLAADRFTRAVTWVNAGDDALRTFLTDAGWAPDTAHRELDLDGTGETTVKQVRLHTAIA; translated from the coding sequence GTGTCCGTGCGGATCGCCTGGGCCGACGACGCGCCTGCGATCGCCGCCGTGCAGGTACGGGCGTGGCCGGAGCTCTACGCCGGCCTCCTTCCGGCCGAGGTGCTGCCGACCGACGTCGACGCCGTCGCCGAGCAGTGGCGCCAGCTGCTCGCGCGCCCGGCCGACGCGCGCAACCGGGTGCTCGTCGCCCTCGAGCGCAACCGGGTGGTGGGCTTCGCCCTGACCTCGGCTGCCGCCGACCCCGACTGCGACCCGGTCGCCGACGGCGAGCTGGCCGAGGTGACCCTCGACCCCTCGGAGCGGGCGAAGGGCCACGGCTCGCGGCTGCTCCAGGCGGCCGTCGACACCCTTGCCGCCGACCGCTTCACCCGCGCCGTCACCTGGGTCAACGCCGGCGACGACGCGCTGCGGACGTTCCTCACCGACGCCGGCTGGGCACCGGACACGGCCCACCGCGAGCTCGATCTCGACGGGACCGGCGAGACCACCGTCAAGCAGGTACGCCTCCACACGGCGATCGCCTGA
- a CDS encoding glucose-1-phosphate adenylyltransferase family protein, with translation MPRRGEVLALVQAGGQGSRMDVLTRERAKPALPYGGVHRLIDFALSGLVHADLADVWVSLEYQVTSIDDYLSGGRPWSLDRNRGGFRRIVPQTGTGPATESGFAHGNGDLLLRMSADIERFGARTLAVCSADHVFNMDLAPVIEEHVAAGRVATVLTSEVTKKDASDNVVVIAGRDGTVTGVEHKPSRPSTGTVATEIFLYDTEVLLATLRDLRRELSAEADDDDSGIGDFGEHLLPRMVETGKTVAVPLTGYWRDVGQPSLYLQSHRDLLAGRVDVFDHPGRPVISHWPDRPAARVRATGECRDSMLSPGADVAGLVTGSVLGPGVVVEKGAEVHDSVVMENCVIRAGAVVRTAVLDERSEVLEKTRLGAEPSRRLAHDDDLVLVGRDSRVSGTVAAGARLEPGSAT, from the coding sequence ATGCCACGACGCGGTGAGGTGCTTGCCCTGGTGCAGGCCGGGGGCCAAGGGTCCCGGATGGACGTGCTGACGCGCGAGCGGGCCAAGCCTGCGTTGCCGTACGGCGGGGTGCACCGGCTGATCGACTTCGCCCTCTCGGGGCTCGTGCACGCCGACCTGGCCGACGTGTGGGTGTCGCTGGAGTACCAGGTGACCTCGATCGACGACTACCTCTCGGGGGGCCGCCCGTGGAGCCTGGACCGCAACCGCGGCGGCTTCCGTCGCATCGTCCCGCAGACCGGCACCGGACCTGCGACCGAGAGCGGCTTCGCCCACGGCAACGGCGACCTGCTGCTGCGGATGTCGGCTGACATCGAGAGGTTCGGAGCGCGCACGCTCGCGGTGTGCAGCGCCGACCACGTCTTCAACATGGACCTCGCGCCCGTGATCGAGGAGCACGTCGCCGCCGGCCGCGTGGCCACCGTGCTGACCAGCGAGGTCACCAAGAAGGACGCCTCGGACAACGTCGTCGTGATCGCGGGCCGCGACGGCACGGTCACCGGCGTGGAGCACAAGCCGTCCCGCCCCTCGACGGGCACCGTCGCGACCGAGATCTTCCTCTATGACACCGAGGTGCTGCTGGCGACGCTGCGCGACCTCCGTCGCGAGCTCTCGGCGGAGGCCGACGACGACGACAGCGGGATCGGCGACTTCGGGGAGCACCTCCTCCCGCGCATGGTGGAGACCGGGAAGACCGTCGCGGTCCCGCTGACGGGCTACTGGCGTGACGTCGGCCAGCCGAGCCTCTACCTGCAGTCCCACCGCGACCTGCTCGCCGGACGGGTCGACGTCTTCGACCACCCGGGCCGTCCGGTCATCTCGCACTGGCCCGACCGTCCCGCCGCCCGCGTCCGGGCGACGGGGGAGTGCCGCGACTCGATGCTGTCGCCGGGGGCGGACGTCGCCGGCCTCGTCACGGGCAGCGTGCTGGGTCCCGGCGTCGTGGTGGAGAAGGGCGCGGAGGTCCACGACAGCGTGGTGATGGAGAACTGCGTCATCCGCGCGGGAGCGGTGGTGCGCACTGCCGTCCTCGACGAGCGCTCCGAGGTGCTCGAGAAGACCCGGCTCGGCGCAGAGCCGTCGCGACGCCTCGCCCACGACGACGACCTCGTGCTCGTCGGCCGCGACTCCCGGGTCTCGGGCACCG
- a CDS encoding PspA/IM30 family protein, producing MSLMKRISLIFRSKANKALDKAEDPRETLDYSYQRQLELLSKVRRGVADVATSRKRVELQVNQLEQQAAKLQGQAEKAIGAGREDLAREALTRKSGLASQITALKEQQATLQGEEEKLVLAQQRLQAKVEAFRTRKETIKATYTAAEAQTRIGEAMSGIGEEMGDVGLAIQRAEDKTAQMQARGQAIDELIASGALDDASQLNAGDDITRELDALSSGSDVEAELARLKAASSPQAIESSETGGDILAEEPETVRAEGESNEGGRA from the coding sequence ATGAGTCTCATGAAGCGCATCAGCCTGATCTTCCGTTCCAAGGCCAACAAGGCCCTGGACAAGGCGGAGGACCCCCGCGAGACCCTCGACTACAGCTACCAGCGGCAGCTCGAGCTCCTCTCCAAGGTCCGCCGCGGTGTCGCCGACGTGGCCACCAGCCGCAAGCGCGTCGAGCTCCAGGTCAACCAGCTCGAGCAGCAGGCGGCCAAGCTACAGGGACAGGCCGAGAAGGCCATCGGTGCCGGTCGTGAGGACCTGGCCCGCGAGGCGCTGACCCGCAAGTCGGGGCTCGCGTCGCAGATCACCGCCCTCAAGGAGCAGCAGGCGACGCTCCAGGGCGAGGAGGAGAAGCTGGTCCTGGCCCAGCAGCGGCTGCAGGCCAAGGTCGAGGCCTTCCGCACCCGCAAGGAGACCATCAAGGCCACCTACACCGCAGCCGAGGCCCAGACGCGCATCGGCGAGGCGATGTCGGGAATCGGCGAGGAGATGGGCGACGTCGGCCTCGCCATCCAGCGTGCCGAGGACAAGACCGCCCAGATGCAGGCGCGCGGCCAGGCCATCGACGAGCTGATCGCCTCCGGCGCCCTCGACGACGCCTCCCAGCTCAACGCCGGCGACGACATCACGCGTGAGCTCGACGCCCTGAGCTCCGGCTCCGACGTCGAGGCCGAGCTCGCGCGGCTCAAGGCTGCGAGCTCGCCGCAGGCCATCGAGTCCTCCGAGACGGGCGGCGACATCCTCGCCGAGGAGCCCGAGACCGTGCGCGCCGAGGGCGAGAGCAACGAGGGCGGACGCGCATGA
- a CDS encoding GAF domain-containing sensor histidine kinase, with protein sequence MKDAEARDRSIAAYDVLDGAPRRELDALVQLAAQVAGVPFAAVNLLSSHSQHQVATSGFDGADSPIDHSMCRLVVESGKPIMLEDAGDDVRFAHNPWTTGEIAEVKYYGSHPLTTPAGVTIGTLCVFDDRSHEVTPQAARGLAQLADRVVDVLELELASRRLSEANARLSTSNERLAQFAGQVSHDLKNPLTSISLSLETLELDIEEPDQLDTVARARRGVDRMTDLINNLLEFAQQGQAPGEDVVDLAVEMESALDDLAGRVPREQVGVGELPLVRGDAGQLRSVLMNLVDNAAKFTVAGEQPDVEVDSVPIDGHHRVEVRDRGRGIPEEKRERVFAPLARLDKTVEGSGIGLATCRRIVEAHGGQMGVEDRDGGGAVFWFELPRADA encoded by the coding sequence GTGAAGGACGCGGAGGCACGCGACCGCTCGATCGCGGCGTACGACGTCCTCGACGGGGCGCCGCGCCGCGAGCTCGACGCCCTCGTGCAGCTCGCCGCCCAGGTCGCGGGCGTTCCCTTCGCCGCCGTCAACCTGCTGAGCTCGCACTCGCAGCACCAGGTCGCGACGTCCGGCTTCGACGGAGCCGACTCGCCGATCGACCACTCGATGTGCCGGCTGGTCGTGGAGAGCGGCAAGCCGATCATGCTCGAGGACGCCGGTGACGACGTGCGCTTCGCGCACAACCCGTGGACGACCGGCGAGATCGCCGAGGTGAAGTACTACGGCTCCCACCCGCTCACGACGCCCGCCGGTGTCACCATCGGCACGCTCTGCGTCTTCGACGACCGGTCCCACGAGGTGACGCCGCAGGCGGCCCGAGGCCTGGCCCAGCTCGCCGACCGCGTGGTGGACGTCCTCGAGCTCGAGCTCGCCTCGCGTCGCCTCAGCGAGGCCAACGCCCGGCTCAGCACCTCGAACGAGCGCCTCGCCCAGTTCGCCGGCCAGGTCAGCCACGACCTCAAGAACCCGCTGACGTCCATCTCGCTGTCGCTCGAGACGCTCGAGCTCGACATCGAGGAGCCCGACCAGCTCGACACCGTGGCCCGGGCGCGCCGCGGCGTGGACCGGATGACCGACCTGATCAACAACCTCCTGGAGTTCGCGCAGCAGGGGCAGGCCCCGGGGGAGGACGTCGTCGACCTCGCCGTGGAGATGGAGTCGGCGCTCGACGACCTGGCCGGGCGGGTCCCTCGCGAGCAGGTGGGCGTGGGGGAGCTGCCGCTCGTGCGCGGTGATGCCGGACAGCTGCGGTCGGTGCTGATGAACCTCGTGGACAACGCGGCGAAGTTCACCGTCGCGGGCGAGCAGCCCGACGTCGAGGTCGACTCGGTGCCGATCGACGGGCACCACCGCGTCGAGGTGCGCGACCGGGGCCGCGGGATCCCGGAGGAGAAGCGCGAGCGGGTCTTCGCGCCGCTGGCGCGCCTCGACAAGACCGTCGAGGGCTCGGGCATCGGGCTGGCGACCTGTCGACGGATCGTCGAGGCCCACGGCGGACAGATGGGGGTCGAGGACCGCGACGGGGGTGGAGCCGTGTTCTGGTTCGAGCTGCCCCGCGCCGACGCCTGA
- the pspAB gene encoding PspA-associated protein PspAB translates to MGLWEAMRARTQPKRNDLDALFHVPSAAITLQTALGFEPTGTGSVCYRSAAGAAFAQTQADVLALISDDAEAPDVEVTQDDFGFTWLVVAGDSDDVAGLCTDLHAVNTTLELNGFASGLLCSMVPFANASGQRFGLTYLYKQGTFYPFAPTGEQTRDTLLELSVRDLLGAELPMEPDLQRWLAVWKAPGL, encoded by the coding sequence ATGGGACTCTGGGAGGCGATGCGCGCGAGGACGCAGCCCAAGCGCAACGACCTCGACGCGCTCTTCCACGTGCCGAGCGCGGCGATCACGCTCCAGACCGCGCTGGGTTTCGAGCCCACCGGCACCGGGTCCGTCTGCTACCGGTCGGCGGCCGGAGCAGCCTTCGCCCAGACCCAGGCCGACGTGCTGGCCCTGATCAGTGACGACGCCGAGGCGCCCGACGTGGAGGTCACCCAGGACGACTTCGGCTTCACCTGGCTGGTGGTCGCCGGCGACAGCGACGACGTGGCCGGGTTGTGCACCGACCTCCACGCCGTCAACACCACGCTCGAGCTCAACGGTTTCGCTTCCGGGCTGCTGTGCTCGATGGTCCCGTTCGCCAACGCGTCGGGTCAGCGCTTCGGGCTCACCTACCTCTACAAGCAGGGCACGTTCTACCCGTTCGCGCCCACGGGCGAGCAGACCCGCGACACGCTGCTGGAGCTGTCGGTGCGCGACCTGCTCGGAGCCGAGCTGCCCATGGAGCCGGACCTGCAGCGGTGGCTGGCGGTCTGGAAGGCCCCGGGGCTGTGA